The proteins below come from a single Bubalus kerabau isolate K-KA32 ecotype Philippines breed swamp buffalo chromosome 19, PCC_UOA_SB_1v2, whole genome shotgun sequence genomic window:
- the LOC129633799 gene encoding tRNA pseudouridine(38/39) synthase-like — protein sequence MEKPEVIDELLNIEKNPQKPQYSMAVEFPLVLYDCKFENIKWIYDREVQEFNVTHLQQLWANHAVKTQMLYSMLQGLDSVALPCGTGPKMDGMIEWRNVKPSVTKQTSAFVEGVKMRTYKPLMDRPKCQGLESRIQHFVRRGRIEHPHLFHEEETKAKRDYSDTLEEENTVFEKPTKRICVDTELKSII from the coding sequence ATGGAGAAGCCAGAGGTTATTGATGAACTGCTGAACATAGAGAAGAATCCCCAGAAGCCTCAATATAGTATGGCTGTGGAATTTCCTTTAGTCTTGTATGACTGTAAGTTTGAAAATATTAAGTGGATCTATGACCGGGAAGTTCAGGAATTCAATGTTACCCACCTTCAGCAACTTTGGGCTAATCATGCTGTGAAAACTCAGATGTTGTATAGTATGCTACAAGGCCTGGACTCTGTTGCACTACCCTGTGGAACAGGACCAAAGATGGATGGAATGATAGAATGGAGAAATGTTAAGCCCTCTGTCACAAAGCAGACCAGTGCCTTTGTAGAAGGAGTGAAAATGCGCACTTATAAGCCCCTAATGGATCGTCCTAAATGCCAAGGATTAGAATCCCGGATCCAGCATTTTGTACGTAGGGGACGCATTGAACACCCACATTTATTCCatgaggaagaaacaaaagccaaaagGGACTATAGTGACACACTAGAGGAAGAAAATACTGTTTTTGAGAAACCAACGAAGAGAATTTGTGTTGATACAGAACTTAAAAGCATCATTTAA